One segment of Thermococcus sp. AM4 DNA contains the following:
- a CDS encoding HD domain-containing protein, whose protein sequence is MKLVHGPVHGTIELDDFAVKLVDTPEFQRLRRITQLGFVFLAYPTARHTRFEHSLGTFHLAGKIANRNPDVDEGVIYAALLHDLGQYPFSHTLEVIYPRHEGNTEWFVKNGKIRDIIEESYSIGEFLRLLKHPVVSGDIDADRMDYLVRDAYYTGVAYGLVDLDRLIRNLRWDGERLVVLEKGIMAAQNLLLARSMMYPTVYLHHVSRIAGAMLVEAVKLEGIPLDEIRLMDEIDLVARLRRSERAEVRELVRAIDSRRLYKRVVWSSEPLEKDLVEELRKELEAEFGHLALLDYPPKPKFEEKNAFVLAGGELKRLSDVSPLVRSLFDLKDTHWRWGVYARSSEVERVQKLVRGLLGL, encoded by the coding sequence ATGAAGCTCGTTCATGGCCCCGTTCATGGGACGATAGAGCTCGACGATTTCGCGGTTAAGCTCGTCGATACTCCGGAGTTTCAGAGGCTCAGGAGGATAACCCAGCTGGGTTTCGTGTTTCTCGCCTATCCCACCGCCAGGCACACCCGCTTCGAGCACTCCCTCGGAACGTTTCACCTCGCCGGGAAGATAGCGAACCGCAACCCCGATGTTGATGAGGGGGTTATCTACGCCGCTCTGCTCCACGATCTCGGCCAGTACCCCTTCTCCCACACCCTTGAGGTCATCTATCCAAGGCACGAGGGGAACACGGAGTGGTTCGTCAAGAACGGTAAGATCAGGGATATCATCGAGGAATCCTACTCCATCGGGGAGTTTCTCCGGCTCCTAAAGCATCCCGTCGTCAGCGGCGACATCGACGCCGATAGAATGGACTACCTCGTCAGGGACGCTTATTACACCGGCGTCGCCTACGGCCTCGTGGATCTTGACAGACTGATAAGGAACCTCCGCTGGGACGGGGAGAGGCTCGTGGTTCTGGAGAAGGGCATCATGGCAGCCCAGAACCTTCTCCTGGCGAGGAGCATGATGTACCCGACCGTTTACCTCCACCACGTTTCCAGAATAGCGGGGGCAATGCTCGTTGAGGCAGTTAAGCTGGAGGGAATTCCGCTCGACGAGATACGCCTCATGGACGAGATCGACCTCGTGGCCAGGCTTAGGAGGAGTGAGAGGGCCGAGGTTAGGGAGCTCGTTCGTGCAATAGACTCACGGAGACTCTACAAGCGCGTCGTCTGGAGCTCCGAACCCCTTGAAAAGGACCTCGTTGAAGAGCTGAGGAAAGAGCTCGAAGCCGAGTTCGGGCACCTCGCGCTGCTCGATTACCCGCCGAAGCCGAAGTTCGAAGAGAAGAACGCCTTCGTTTTAGCGGGCGGAGAGCTGAAGAGGCTGAGCGACGTTTCTCCATTGGTCCGCTCGCTCTTCGATCTGAAGGACACCCACTGGAGGTGGGGGGTTTACGCCAGGAGTTCGGAGGTTGAGAGGGTTCAAAAGTTAGTTCGGGGACTCCTCGGTCTCTGA
- a CDS encoding type II toxin-antitoxin system RelE/ParE family toxin produces MSFENKILISRKAAKELLDVPEKERELIKDRISKLAFFPLARLDVQKLRGYQNVYRLRVGEYRIIFEYQKREKVIKVLKIGKRENVY; encoded by the coding sequence ATGAGCTTTGAGAACAAGATCCTCATCAGCAGAAAGGCTGCTAAGGAGCTTTTAGATGTTCCTGAAAAGGAAAGGGAGTTAATTAAGGATCGCATTTCTAAACTGGCTTTCTTTCCTCTTGCGAGGCTCGATGTCCAAAAGCTTAGGGGATACCAAAACGTATACCGTCTCAGGGTGGGGGAATACCGGATAATATTCGAGTATCAGAAACGTGAAAAAGTGATAAAGGTTCTGAAAATTGGAAAGCGCGAGAACGTTTACTGA
- a CDS encoding UPF0179 family protein: MVITLVGEKLAKPGVEFIYYGPAEPCKSCRLARVCVGNLEPGRRYKIVKVRNIEHSCPLHEGKVRVVEVVEPAIELLVDPRTAIVGSKVTLKFVDCPDPEKADLVKPEGLFEGDTVKILEILDDVECGGKRYKLVRVVREKD; encoded by the coding sequence GTGGTCATCACACTGGTTGGGGAAAAGCTTGCAAAGCCCGGGGTTGAGTTCATCTATTACGGGCCCGCTGAACCGTGCAAGAGCTGCAGGCTGGCAAGGGTCTGCGTTGGAAACCTCGAACCCGGAAGGCGCTACAAGATAGTCAAGGTCAGGAACATAGAGCACTCCTGCCCGTTGCACGAGGGCAAGGTCAGGGTCGTTGAGGTCGTCGAGCCGGCGATAGAGCTACTCGTTGATCCAAGGACGGCCATAGTGGGCTCAAAGGTGACGCTGAAGTTCGTGGACTGTCCGGATCCTGAGAAAGCAGACCTCGTAAAGCCGGAGGGACTCTTTGAAGGTGATACCGTAAAGATCCTTGAGATCCTCGACGACGTCGAGTGCGGTGGTAAGAGGTACAAGCTCGTCCGCGTCGTCAGGGAGAAGGATTGA
- a CDS encoding NAD(P)-dependent glycerol-1-phosphate dehydrogenase — translation MHLMELPREVLLGESLAGETVSVAKRLKLGERALVLYGPRTKKIAGEEVEENLSREFEVSGVVVKGATMDEVERIMRIARETPADWMIAVGGGSIIDVAKLSSYRLGIPFVSFPTTASHDGIASANASIRDLGAKTSVKARPPIAVIADVKVIKTAPYRYLAAGVGDIISNLTAVKDWQLAHRIRGEYYSEYAASLSLMSAKMVMRNADIIRLGNEESVRKVIKGLISSGVAMSIAGSSRPASGAEHLFSHALDMLAPKPALHGEQCGVGTIIMAYLHGLKWERVRETLKRVGAPTNAYELGIDPEIIIKALTIAHTIRPERYTILGKEGLTWEAAEKAAKITGVI, via the coding sequence GTGCACCTGATGGAGCTTCCGCGGGAAGTGCTCTTGGGCGAGAGTTTGGCTGGAGAAACCGTGAGCGTTGCGAAGAGGCTTAAGCTCGGTGAGAGGGCTCTCGTTCTCTACGGCCCCAGAACGAAAAAGATAGCGGGAGAGGAGGTTGAGGAGAACCTTTCCAGGGAGTTTGAAGTTTCTGGTGTCGTCGTCAAGGGGGCCACGATGGATGAAGTGGAAAGGATTATGAGAATAGCCCGGGAAACCCCCGCCGACTGGATGATCGCGGTTGGAGGGGGCAGCATAATCGACGTCGCAAAGCTCTCCTCCTACCGCCTGGGAATTCCTTTCGTCAGCTTTCCAACCACCGCTTCGCACGATGGAATAGCGAGCGCCAACGCCTCAATAAGGGACTTGGGGGCCAAAACGTCGGTGAAGGCCAGGCCCCCGATAGCGGTCATAGCGGACGTTAAGGTCATAAAAACCGCGCCCTACCGCTACCTCGCGGCCGGGGTCGGGGACATAATAAGCAACTTAACCGCAGTCAAGGACTGGCAGCTGGCCCATAGAATTCGCGGCGAGTACTACAGCGAGTACGCGGCATCTCTCTCGCTCATGAGCGCCAAGATGGTCATGAGGAACGCCGATATAATCCGGCTCGGCAACGAGGAGAGCGTGAGGAAGGTCATCAAGGGGCTCATAAGCAGCGGCGTTGCGATGAGCATAGCGGGTTCTTCAAGACCGGCGAGCGGGGCGGAGCACCTCTTCAGCCACGCCCTCGACATGCTCGCTCCAAAGCCGGCCCTCCACGGGGAGCAGTGCGGGGTCGGGACGATAATAATGGCCTACCTTCACGGTCTCAAATGGGAGCGCGTTAGGGAAACCTTAAAGAGGGTGGGCGCACCTACCAACGCATACGAGCTTGGAATCGATCCCGAGATTATAATCAAGGCCCTCACGATAGCCCACACCATAAGGCCCGAACGCTACACCATCCTCGGGAAGGAGGGCCTCACGTGGGAGGCAGCGGAGAAGGCCGCTAAAATCACGGGAGTCATCTAA
- a CDS encoding protein kinase, with product MAYWAKTYGPGEAKAVAVDRDGDIIVVGEREGDGFVARLDRDGNVKWFKTYGGDKDDVFNDVKIAPNGDIIVAGYTESFGVGGRSVWVLRLDEEGNVKWQKTYGGKYSDGASSVAISSNGDIIVAGYTWSFGAGWSDFWVLRLDENGNLKWQKTYGGEWDERAETVAIAPNGDIIVAGYTESFGTEGRNVWVLRLDENGNVKWQRIYKGNYYSEALMVSIAKNNDTTVAGYTKGLNTSSHDVWVLKLDENGNIKWQKTYSGNKDDIANAVTIAENGDVIVAGGTKSFGMGSYDVWVLRLDENGNVKWQKTYGGSSSDHANAVAIAPNGDIIISGCTKSFGMGSYEVWVLRLPSNGELPNCDFCMDSNAQIIETNAKVLETTCEVLSGVKKGLLGKLIKKELVSKSSSARINEISVKPQIQYYLDLELKHSLQDFLTLSIPQLIEGTDSIIKFSVKNDFTNSLKLTLDLSENDFLDFETTSLEFPELKKDQEVSKSLTVTPKHAGNFDFRIKVRAIVDGIELETEKVIPIKIKEHPAKRRLKECVELSTSDLIEEIPSTIEAQVDNTVAGTLKLILDFSDNDFFDFETTTLEFPELKKGQKISKSLAVTPKYAGSFDFRVKIKAIADGIEFETEKVIPVEVAEKTTTPAHPTPRTPATPVTPVTPTLQAVTPTPALQPATPITPSPSYPVLRSFPAELLSIYEPLEELGRGGFARVFKAKRKKDGEIVAVKVPLSLDPVTGKSFLREIENWVHLKHPNIVKVYDYNILPVPFFEMEYCESSLERLPVPINPKEAALLVFNIAEGLKYAHSKGIIHRDLKPSNILLKQGIPKISDWGLSKVLGKSGTTTTSFTALYAAPEQFSRSRFGPTDERTDIWQLGVIFYQLVTGKLPFDSEDPFELMFLIMNEEPLKPSELNPEAKEVEPIILRMIAKRKEDRYESAVELQSDLASYLGIEFRRELKRSRTMGDKRLVVYYLGNLLIMSVKMGNLSGAYKYASDFAMLTSGELKEEFESLASQFKLRLEEGLEIPVELIEKTDVLVHRAMVLAR from the coding sequence ATGGCGTACTGGGCTAAAACTTACGGGCCAGGCGAAGCTAAGGCTGTGGCTGTTGATAGGGACGGGGATATTATTGTTGTTGGGGAAAGGGAAGGAGACGGCTTCGTGGCTCGGCTTGACCGGGATGGAAATGTGAAGTGGTTTAAGACGTATGGAGGGGACAAAGACGATGTATTCAATGATGTGAAGATTGCTCCCAACGGAGATATAATCGTGGCGGGATACACTGAGAGTTTTGGAGTTGGGGGCAGGAGCGTTTGGGTTCTTAGACTTGATGAGGAGGGTAATGTGAAATGGCAGAAGACATATGGGGGGAAATACAGTGATGGGGCTTCTTCAGTTGCCATATCATCAAATGGGGATATTATTGTCGCTGGTTATACTTGGAGCTTCGGCGCTGGTTGGAGTGATTTTTGGGTTCTCCGTTTGGATGAGAATGGGAATCTCAAATGGCAAAAAACATATGGTGGAGAGTGGGATGAGAGAGCTGAGACAGTTGCTATTGCCCCAAATGGTGACATAATCGTAGCTGGTTATACTGAGAGTTTTGGGACTGAAGGTAGAAACGTTTGGGTTCTTCGTTTGGACGAGAATGGAAATGTCAAATGGCAAAGAATATACAAAGGAAACTATTATAGTGAAGCTTTAATGGTTTCCATAGCTAAAAATAACGATACAACTGTTGCGGGTTATACAAAAGGCCTCAACACTAGCAGTCATGACGTCTGGGTTCTCAAGCTTGATGAGAATGGAAATATCAAGTGGCAGAAAACATATAGCGGAAACAAGGATGATATAGCCAACGCAGTTACCATTGCAGAAAACGGTGACGTGATAGTGGCTGGAGGAACTAAAAGCTTTGGCATGGGCTCTTATGACGTTTGGGTTCTTCGTTTGGACGAGAATGGAAATGTCAAATGGCAAAAAACATATGGTGGAAGCAGTAGTGATCATGCTAACGCTGTTGCTATCGCTCCAAATGGGGACATTATTATCTCAGGTTGCACCAAAAGCTTTGGCATGGGTTCTTATGAGGTTTGGGTTCTTAGACTTCCCTCAAACGGAGAATTGCCTAACTGTGACTTCTGCATGGACTCAAACGCCCAAATTATCGAAACTAATGCTAAAGTTCTGGAAACTACATGCGAAGTTCTAAGTGGGGTTAAAAAGGGCCTTCTTGGTAAGCTTATTAAAAAAGAATTGGTAAGTAAATCATCAAGTGCGAGGATCAATGAAATCTCAGTAAAACCACAGATTCAGTATTATCTCGACCTAGAGCTCAAACATAGCCTTCAAGACTTTCTCACACTCTCAATCCCCCAGCTCATAGAAGGCACTGATTCAATCATTAAGTTCTCGGTCAAAAACGACTTTACGAACTCCCTCAAACTCACCCTCGACCTCTCGGAAAACGACTTCCTTGACTTTGAAACGACTTCTCTCGAATTTCCAGAGTTAAAGAAGGATCAAGAAGTTTCCAAGAGCCTTACCGTAACCCCCAAACATGCGGGAAACTTTGACTTTAGAATCAAGGTTAGAGCAATAGTAGACGGCATCGAGCTTGAAACTGAAAAGGTAATTCCAATAAAAATCAAAGAGCACCCAGCCAAGAGAAGACTCAAAGAATGCGTTGAACTCTCAACCTCGGATCTAATAGAAGAGATCCCCTCCACCATAGAGGCACAGGTGGACAACACCGTTGCCGGCACCCTCAAACTCATCCTTGACTTCTCCGATAATGACTTCTTCGATTTTGAAACCACCACCTTGGAGTTCCCAGAGCTGAAAAAGGGCCAAAAGATCTCGAAGAGCCTCGCGGTAACGCCGAAATACGCTGGCAGTTTTGACTTCCGCGTCAAAATTAAAGCTATAGCAGATGGCATCGAGTTTGAGACTGAAAAGGTCATTCCGGTTGAAGTCGCCGAAAAGACGACAACACCAGCTCATCCCACGCCCCGGACTCCAGCAACACCAGTCACCCCAGTTACTCCAACGCTCCAGGCAGTAACTCCAACTCCAGCACTCCAGCCGGCAACACCGATAACTCCCTCCCCCTCCTATCCGGTCCTCAGATCTTTCCCGGCCGAACTGTTGAGCATTTATGAGCCGTTGGAAGAGCTCGGCAGAGGAGGATTTGCCAGAGTCTTTAAGGCCAAACGCAAGAAGGACGGTGAGATCGTTGCCGTGAAAGTTCCCCTCAGCTTAGACCCGGTGACGGGCAAATCCTTCCTCCGCGAGATAGAGAACTGGGTTCACCTAAAACATCCAAATATTGTGAAAGTTTACGACTACAACATTCTGCCGGTTCCGTTCTTCGAGATGGAGTACTGCGAGAGCTCGCTGGAAAGACTTCCAGTGCCGATAAACCCAAAAGAAGCCGCTTTGCTCGTCTTCAACATCGCCGAGGGCCTCAAGTATGCACACTCAAAGGGCATCATCCACCGCGACCTAAAGCCGAGCAACATTCTCCTGAAGCAGGGAATACCCAAAATAAGCGACTGGGGGCTAAGCAAGGTTCTCGGTAAGAGCGGGACGACGACAACGAGCTTTACAGCCCTTTACGCGGCCCCTGAACAGTTCAGCAGGTCGAGGTTTGGGCCGACGGACGAGAGAACCGACATCTGGCAGCTGGGAGTAATCTTCTACCAGCTCGTTACCGGAAAGTTGCCCTTTGACAGTGAGGATCCCTTCGAGCTTATGTTCCTGATAATGAACGAGGAACCCCTCAAGCCGAGCGAACTGAACCCGGAAGCCAAGGAGGTCGAGCCGATAATCCTCAGGATGATAGCAAAGCGCAAGGAGGACAGGTACGAGAGCGCAGTAGAGCTCCAGAGTGACCTTGCCAGCTACCTCGGAATAGAGTTCAGGCGCGAGCTGAAAAGGAGCAGAACGATGGGGGATAAGCGTTTGGTGGTATACTACCTCGGGAACCTCCTGATAATGAGCGTCAAGATGGGGAACCTGAGCGGTGCCTACAAGTACGCGAGCGATTTTGCGATGCTGACGAGTGGAGAGCTTAAGGAGGAGTTTGAATCTCTGGCGAGCCAGTTCAAGCTCCGCCTTGAGGAGGGACTTGAGATTCCGGTCGAGCTGATTGAGAAAACAGACGTGCTCGTGCACAGGGCGATGGTTCTGGCTCGCTGA
- a CDS encoding ATP-binding protein produces MLEKDLVLQYLVDFQEKELPDFIERELRVPLKKDYVIAVIGPRRSGKTFYFYQLMRDLPREETLYLNFEHPIFEGFETKDIVEVLKLHREAFGEPKYVFLDEVQNVHGWERMARYLNDEGYHTFLTGSSSKLLSGEIATSMRGRSLTYTLLPFSFREFLRAKGVHPKKPLSSKKEAMVKSMLTEYLNWGGFPQVVLETNETVREKLLSEYLDMVVYKDIVERYGVRNLHVMKMLIRSLMRSFAKEFSVHAFYNTLKSQGMKVGKGVLYEYLSYVEDSMSVFLLKKFSYSLKVSELSIPKVYPVDAGFTRMFSFSPDIGRLMELAVFLELKRKGREVYYYKNHREVDFVIVERGMPIELIQVTYAFDRSDIKPREVEGLKKAGEKLKVDRKLVITWDYSDEKEGVEFVPLWKWLLRGNL; encoded by the coding sequence ATGCTTGAGAAAGACCTTGTCCTTCAGTATCTGGTGGATTTTCAGGAGAAGGAGCTCCCCGACTTCATCGAGAGGGAACTGAGGGTTCCCTTAAAAAAGGACTACGTGATAGCCGTAATCGGACCGAGGAGGAGCGGAAAAACCTTCTACTTCTATCAGCTGATGAGAGACCTCCCGAGGGAGGAGACCCTGTACCTCAACTTCGAGCATCCGATATTCGAGGGTTTTGAGACAAAGGACATCGTTGAAGTCCTAAAGCTCCACCGCGAGGCCTTTGGAGAGCCAAAATACGTTTTCCTTGACGAGGTTCAGAACGTTCATGGCTGGGAGAGAATGGCCCGCTACCTCAACGATGAGGGGTATCACACCTTTCTCACGGGTTCCTCCTCAAAGCTCCTCAGCGGGGAGATAGCCACATCTATGAGGGGAAGATCCCTGACGTATACCCTCCTCCCATTCAGCTTTCGGGAGTTCCTGAGGGCTAAAGGTGTCCATCCCAAGAAACCACTGAGCTCAAAGAAAGAGGCCATGGTTAAATCCATGCTCACGGAGTATCTGAACTGGGGGGGCTTTCCTCAGGTCGTGCTTGAGACAAACGAGACAGTACGGGAGAAGCTCCTCTCCGAGTACCTTGATATGGTGGTTTACAAGGACATAGTGGAGAGGTACGGTGTCAGAAACCTCCACGTCATGAAAATGCTCATCCGTTCCCTCATGCGCTCCTTTGCCAAAGAGTTCAGCGTCCATGCGTTCTACAACACTCTAAAGTCTCAGGGGATGAAGGTGGGCAAGGGGGTTTTGTACGAGTACCTCAGCTACGTGGAGGACTCGATGAGCGTTTTTCTCCTCAAGAAGTTCAGCTATTCACTGAAGGTCTCGGAACTGTCAATCCCGAAGGTCTACCCAGTGGATGCAGGCTTCACGAGGATGTTCTCCTTCAGTCCCGACATCGGGAGGCTGATGGAACTGGCCGTGTTCCTCGAACTCAAAAGGAAAGGACGGGAGGTTTACTATTACAAGAACCATCGGGAGGTGGATTTCGTCATCGTTGAGAGAGGCATGCCTATAGAGCTGATACAGGTAACCTACGCGTTTGACCGGAGCGACATAAAGCCAAGGGAAGTGGAGGGTTTAAAGAAAGCCGGAGAGAAACTGAAAGTCGACAGAAAGCTCGTGATCACGTGGGACTACTCGGATGAGAAGGAGGGAGTAGAATTCGTCCCCCTGTGGAAGTGGCTCCTGAGAGGAAACCTTTAA
- a CDS encoding DUF63 family protein, protein MGIQEFFQRYFVDPIKYNQGYNPVNTLVYAIILGIAVLLLYRFLKRLGVKVDERFFVALMPYIFLGPLMRAMTDVGMLPRTYLTVSPGGYFVIAAFAIASLLIVWRHVGAGEKLYPLYRDVGFLLLAGLVFILIINLDKVNFRWDYFKYFIPSLLAAEAFIWALSRKFELVRNNRLLFYTHFYDATTTFVGIQFFGYWEQHVLARTLINLTGTAAVMYLEKLLILLPIVWILDVEMKDEDPDLINFVKLAMFILGFGPGTRNLLITLMGVGR, encoded by the coding sequence ATGGGCATTCAGGAGTTCTTCCAGCGGTACTTCGTGGATCCAATAAAGTACAACCAGGGCTACAACCCCGTGAACACGCTCGTGTACGCGATAATTCTCGGAATCGCGGTTCTGCTGCTCTACCGGTTCCTAAAGCGTCTTGGAGTGAAGGTGGACGAGAGGTTCTTTGTGGCGCTGATGCCCTACATCTTCCTCGGTCCGCTGATGAGGGCCATGACCGACGTAGGAATGCTCCCGAGGACCTACCTCACCGTGAGCCCAGGCGGCTACTTCGTGATAGCTGCCTTCGCGATAGCTTCCCTTCTCATCGTGTGGAGGCACGTTGGTGCAGGGGAGAAGCTGTATCCCCTCTACCGCGACGTTGGTTTTCTCCTCCTCGCCGGTCTCGTCTTCATCCTGATAATAAACCTCGACAAGGTGAACTTTCGGTGGGATTACTTCAAGTACTTCATCCCATCTCTCCTCGCGGCCGAGGCCTTCATATGGGCCCTCTCCCGGAAGTTCGAGCTCGTGAGGAACAACAGGCTGCTTTTCTACACCCACTTCTACGACGCGACGACGACCTTCGTGGGAATACAGTTCTTCGGCTACTGGGAGCAGCACGTCCTGGCGAGGACGCTGATAAACCTTACGGGAACTGCGGCGGTGATGTACCTCGAAAAACTGCTCATCCTCCTTCCAATAGTCTGGATCCTGGACGTCGAGATGAAGGACGAAGACCCGGATCTGATAAACTTCGTTAAGCTGGCCATGTTCATACTCGGCTTCGGGCCGGGGACGAGAAACCTGTTAATAACGCTCATGGGGGTGGGAAGATGA
- a CDS encoding bifunctional fructose-bisphosphatase/inositol-phosphate phosphatase, protein MNDPSAVMWNEVVFSLAKDVEKAVMPIFGKPKAGKTVGTNVSGDVTKYVDKVAEEMVLERLKVLGINVVSEEVGSIDVGSDYTAVVDPIDGSYNFAAGIPIFAFSFALFRKEKPVYAALYEFATGNYYEAIPGNGAFLNGRPIKVQRVPASRAAISFYTRGRGVGLIGRVKRIRVLGAIAVELAYLARGTLQGVVDIRNYVRPTDVAAGVVLVREAGGVVVDDTGKEVSVHLSAEEKMNLIAASDRELLEIILEEVNDGGR, encoded by the coding sequence ATGAACGATCCCTCCGCTGTTATGTGGAACGAGGTTGTCTTTTCCCTCGCGAAGGATGTTGAAAAGGCAGTTATGCCTATATTCGGAAAACCCAAGGCGGGAAAGACCGTCGGAACGAACGTCAGCGGGGACGTAACAAAGTACGTGGACAAAGTCGCCGAGGAAATGGTTCTTGAGAGGCTGAAGGTTCTCGGGATAAACGTCGTTAGCGAGGAAGTTGGCTCCATTGACGTTGGAAGCGATTATACAGCAGTCGTCGATCCAATCGACGGATCCTACAACTTCGCCGCTGGCATACCGATCTTCGCCTTCAGCTTCGCCCTGTTCCGGAAGGAAAAGCCCGTTTACGCAGCCCTCTACGAGTTCGCCACAGGAAACTACTACGAGGCGATCCCCGGCAACGGGGCGTTTCTGAACGGGAGGCCGATCAAAGTCCAGCGGGTTCCGGCATCGAGGGCGGCGATAAGCTTCTACACCCGGGGGAGGGGAGTTGGGCTTATAGGCCGCGTTAAGAGGATTCGGGTTCTTGGGGCGATAGCCGTGGAACTTGCCTACCTCGCGAGGGGCACGCTCCAGGGCGTGGTGGACATAAGGAACTACGTGAGGCCGACGGACGTTGCTGCCGGGGTCGTGCTCGTGCGTGAGGCGGGCGGAGTTGTCGTCGACGACACGGGAAAGGAGGTAAGCGTGCACCTGAGCGCCGAAGAAAAGATGAACCTCATAGCGGCGAGCGACCGGGAACTGCTCGAAATAATCTTGGAAGAGGTGAACGATGGTGGGCGTTGA
- a CDS encoding rhomboid family intramembrane serine protease: MVGVEDLARAVKHAWLTYTIAFINVAVYLYELYLSGSIAGPSLYALLKLALVNVLVTQYHEWWRLFTAMFVHLSWIHLAMNTFFLIYLGSQLELFVGRWRYLVLYITAGLFGNVLSVALMDPYTISGGASGALFGIAGALIMIEGILKKNIQSALANAFFLFLINSWMPHVNAIAHLGGLIVGIALGYIYGNYVKERMARMLYWEEFY, encoded by the coding sequence ATGGTGGGCGTTGAGGACCTCGCAAGGGCCGTCAAACACGCGTGGCTCACCTACACGATAGCCTTCATCAACGTTGCGGTTTACCTCTACGAGCTCTACTTGAGCGGCTCAATAGCGGGGCCGTCCCTCTACGCCCTCCTGAAGCTCGCGCTCGTGAACGTCCTCGTAACCCAGTACCACGAGTGGTGGAGGCTCTTCACGGCGATGTTCGTCCACCTGAGCTGGATTCACTTAGCTATGAACACGTTCTTCCTGATCTACCTTGGAAGCCAGCTCGAGCTCTTCGTGGGCAGGTGGAGGTACCTCGTCCTCTACATAACGGCCGGCCTGTTCGGCAACGTCCTGAGCGTTGCCCTTATGGACCCGTACACGATAAGCGGGGGAGCGAGCGGGGCCCTCTTCGGCATAGCGGGGGCCCTGATAATGATAGAGGGCATACTGAAGAAGAACATCCAGAGCGCACTCGCCAACGCCTTCTTCCTCTTTTTGATAAACAGCTGGATGCCCCACGTCAACGCTATAGCCCATCTGGGCGGGCTGATCGTTGGAATAGCCCTCGGCTATATCTATGGCAACTACGTCAAGGAGAGAATGGCCCGGATGCTCTACTGGGAGGAATTCTACTGA
- the upp gene encoding uracil phosphoribosyltransferase, whose amino-acid sequence MKRDEKWDGVYSFEDSPFIMEVLTELRNKNTDSIAFRKGLVKLGRYMGYELTKTMDVEEIEVETPLEKTTGILVKDRRNVVIITVLRAAIPLMEGLIKVFEHARVGIVSASRGKAPKFEIEMNYIKIPNVRSEDTVIVADPMIATGSTLIRVLGEVSKYGKPKRLIVLGVLAAPEGIDRIKEAFPEAEIFVAKIDRGLNEKGYILPGLGDAGDRAFGAPLKNP is encoded by the coding sequence ATGAAACGGGACGAAAAGTGGGATGGGGTTTACTCCTTTGAGGACTCGCCCTTCATAATGGAGGTGCTGACCGAGCTTAGGAACAAGAACACCGACAGCATAGCCTTCAGGAAGGGCCTCGTAAAGCTTGGAAGGTACATGGGGTACGAGCTGACGAAGACGATGGACGTTGAGGAGATCGAAGTCGAAACGCCCCTGGAAAAAACGACGGGAATCCTCGTAAAGGACAGGAGAAACGTCGTCATCATAACCGTCCTCAGGGCGGCGATACCCCTGATGGAGGGCCTGATTAAGGTCTTCGAGCACGCGAGGGTCGGCATAGTCTCGGCCTCGCGCGGGAAAGCCCCGAAGTTCGAGATCGAGATGAACTACATCAAGATACCGAACGTAAGGTCAGAGGACACAGTCATAGTGGCTGACCCCATGATAGCCACTGGCTCGACGCTGATCAGGGTTCTCGGGGAGGTGTCCAAGTACGGAAAGCCGAAGAGGCTCATAGTTCTCGGAGTGCTGGCGGCTCCGGAGGGGATAGACAGAATCAAGGAGGCCTTCCCGGAGGCGGAGATATTCGTCGCCAAGATAGACAGGGGGCTGAACGAGAAGGGCTACATCCTGCCGGGCCTTGGAGATGCCGGTGACAGGGCCTTTGGGGCGCCTCTGAAGAACCCCTGA